Genomic segment of Phycisphaerae bacterium:
ATGCGTTTATTAACAGCATCGAGAGAATCCCGAAGGTATTGGGCCTGTTGTTTCAGGCCGGCGAGTTCCTGTTCCTGTGTTGGCGCTTGAGCAAACGGTTCAGGGTAAGGCGCATAAGGGTATTCAGCAGTAGGATAACCATAACCGGCTCTTGCCCAGCCGAAACCGCGTCCAAAACCTCGGCCTCGACCACCGCCTCGCCCCCTGCCCCAGTAACCTCGTCCGCCGAGGGGATTCATAAAGCCGGGCACCTGGTAGCCGGCACAGAAACCGGCGGCCCTTCCTGTCATCGGTCCTAACCCAGCAGGACCTGTTCGGTCTCCACGTGGCATAATAATTCTCCTTTCACAAAATAGGTTAATAAATTATTGTCTTGTCATTACTGTTCCGCACTTGGGACAACTTCTTTGATTACAAGGCTGTCCCACAATATGAGGAACCACCTCACTGCAATTCGGGCACACACAATTACCGCCTGGACCTGCGGCAAACGGTCCTCCCATTCGGCCTCTACCCTGTCCCAGACCTCGTCCCATACCTCGACCACCACCACGTCCCTGACCGCCCGGCCCTGTTCCATTTCCTCTTGGCATAATATCAACTCCTTTTTTCTTAAATTTTTTTGTTATAGGCCGTAACTTTACTTTTTATTAAAACCATCTCGCCGACTTCACAACCCAAGTCTCTGGCAATAACAGTGCATTTAGCTTTCAGTATGAAGAATATATTCTTATCCATATCGCTCAGAGTTTCGTAGTTACCTTGTCCTTTGGCTATTACTAAATCTGCTTTATCGAATTGGTGTCGAAAATCCTGCGAGCAGCTTTCCAGAATAGTACCCGGTGCATCTGAGCCGTTATTAATGACTTCTACAAGTTGAGGTAAGCCGGCAACAATAGCATCTTCCATCGTCGCGTCATTTATGACAGGGGAACCTTTGACAACCACAGTAAGTTTTTCGATGGGAATCTGCTCAATCAACAAACGGTCAAAAACAATCTCACCGGCATTATCAGCAAGGTAAAGAATATCTTTTGCCTGGTTTGTTGCGTTCCTGAATTCTTTAAGTGCCTGCGCATCCAGCGGGTCTGTTAAAGACTGAGCAATGGTTTTTTCAATATGGGATTCTGTCAATCCGGTTTTGACACCTAAGTCGATGATATTGCCGGCTATCGCTAAGCGGATAGCTGTTTCAAGCCGATCGTCAGAGTCTAAGACCTGCTTTCGCAACTCTGGATACAGTCTCAAAGCCAGATTGTTAAATCGTTTCTTTATCCCGCAGTACGGGTCATTTTTACCAACCAGTTTCCGGATTAACCGATGTATTTGTTGGCCAATGGAAGGAGGGCTCTGGCTCATATCCAAATCCGCCGCTAAACGAAGAACCTCTCGCACAACCTTTTCATGAATTTGTTTGTCATCTGTTGCCAGCCTTGCCGCATCAAGTGCCTGGTGAACAAAACACGGAATACAGTCAAAATAAGTTCTCATAAGCAATCAGCTATCCTTGTCCTCTTAGATTTAGAGGCTTATTTATATTATACGGCAATTATGGGCATATGCCCATAATAAATCCAGTAAAAATTTGAAAAAACACAAAAATTTTTTAGTTTGTGGGATTTCGAGAGAATTAAGGGGGTTACAAAAAGAAAAAATGTGTGCAATCCAGCTAAAATCGGTTCGCCAACAGTTGGGAGAAATAAGCGGGGGTTTTAGTTTGAAAAGTCAACCGCCGGCCGGTCACAGGATGTTTTAACGAGAGCGATTTGGAATGAAGGGCGAGGCGTCTGAACTTATCGCCGGCCTTTCCATACTTTCTGTCGCCAACAACGGGATGTCCATAATCTGCCAGATGGACACGGATTTGGTTTTTCCTGCCGGTCAAAAGGTCAATTTCCAAGAGACTGAATTTGGGGGTTTCTTTCAGCACCTTGTAGGCGGTTTGCGAGAGTTTTCCTTTTGCGGGGTCCGGGGTGGAATAGACGACGAAGGCCTTGTTCTCTGCGAGGTATGAAGAGATGACTGCCTGTTTTTGCGTCAGGCGGCCGTGAATGACCGCAAGGTATTTCTTTTGCGTCTCTTTCCACTGAGCCTGGAGGCGGAGTTTAATTTCCTCACTTTTCGCAAAGACCATGACGCCCGAGGTCCACTGGTCAAGGCGGTGGACGGTGAAAAGCCGGTTGCGAGATTTCGGGAATCCTTTGCGGACATAATCGGTCAGGATGCAGTAAGCGGTCCGTGTTTTTTCGGCAGCGGTCGCGACCGAGAGCAATCCCGCAGGCTTATCGGCTACGAGGATGTCTTTATCTTCGTAGAGAATTTTCAGGCCTTTCGGCAAATTTTTATTAGTCGAACGTCTCTTTTTAGCCATAAGGGATTTATATTTAATCATAGATTCCGCGGAAAACAGAGGAAAATATCACCTGTCCAATGTGTCCCAAAAAGAATTGTCTTTTTGCAATGAAAATAAGATTTTAGCCGGGAAGGTCTTATAATAATCTGCGGTTTATACGGGGGAAACCAACATTTTCTATTTTTCTGTTGACCTTCTGATCTCATTTATGTATTATAAGGGAGTAAGGTATAGGCGCATCCCATACAAGGGGGCGAAAAGTTTCAGTTTCAGGAAGGGGAAGGAGTATATAGTGAGAAGGGCGAGTCTTTTAGCAATAATTTGTGTGCTTGGTTTGTTCGCAGGTCCGGTACTTGCAACTCCCTGTCCCACCATTTCCATAGAATACGGCGATGGTTCGTGGCAAAAGATTTATCAGGCCGGCGATCTTCAGGCAATGGGCGGAGACGCTTTTTATCTGGCGGATTCGGCCTCCAACGGGACCTTCGATGCCGAGTGGGAATTTACGTTCGAGTCAGATCCATACGTTATATCGTGGGTATCAATTAAAAACACAACGAGCGCAAGTCAAACATACACGGTGACATTTACAGAGCCGGTAACACCTGCCATAAGCCCATCATCAATTTACGGCGGCTCGGTGAGCGGCTCGCTTACAACCGACCCTCTGGGCGGATACCTTTCCACAATAGCTCCTCAGCCGTTATTTGTGGGGATAATAGACGGCATCGATATTTTGCCGTTTTACCCGCACCCATCTTCGTGGAGCAAGGCCGGCAGCGGCACGACAGTTATCGGCCTGCAAGAGGCGTGGGACCTCGCCGGCGGGGCAGTAAACAACAGCATCAGCATCCGACATACGTTCGAGCTCGGAGCGCACGATGCAGTGGCCCTGACGGGATATTTCCAAGTGGAACTTCCGGAGCCAGCGACGATTGGACTGCTCGGCCTCGGCGGGCTGGTTTTCCTGAAGAGACGCAGGGCATAAAACAAGAATCAGAAGTTTTGCGGCATATTAAAAGGCTGTGTTTTTCACAGCCTTTTTTATTTGCGCCCAATATGGACAAGGGCCGGGAAATTAATAAATTGTGGCCTGGGGGAGTTGCAGGATTTAAATTTGGGGGTAGAATAGGGAGTTGGTTAATTGGTTAAATGGTTAATTAGTAAAATGGGAACTGAATCTTTTTAGAGTTTTGCGGGAAACAGATGGAAGATATGCTACTGTCGAATTCTGGTTTTTATACGTGGTTCGTGCTGCCAGCTTTGATTTTTGCCGCCAGGGTGGCGGACGTAAGCATCGGGACGGTGCGCGTGATATTTATCTCCCGCGGTTTAAAATACATAGCCCCCATAGTCGGTTTTTTTGAGGTGCTAATATGGCTTCTGGCTATGAGCCAGATTATGAAGCACCTGTCGAATCCGGCCTGCTATATTGCGTTTGGAGGCGGATTTGCGATGGGTAATTTCGTTGGGATATGGATTGCTGAGAAGCTATCCTTAGGGCTGGTTCTGGTGCGGGTTGTTACTCAAAAAGACGCATCGGTGCTGGTGGAACACCTGAAGTCCGCTGATTACGGAGTTACCAGCGTTGATGGGCATGGCTCGACAGGAGAGGTAAAAGTAGTCTTTACAATCGTACCAAGGCAAGAGGTCGGGAGTATAATCAAACTGATAAAAAAGTTCAATCCGAAGGCGTTTTATTCGATAGAGGAAGTGAGCATGGTCAAAAGGGGCGTGTTTCCAGCTAAAAGAAGCCGGAGTTTCTTCAGCTTGGTGAATCTTTTTCGGCCATTTCGAAAAGGCAAATAAACTTAGGGAGAGGTCTATGAGCAAAAACTCAACTCACGAGCTTTTTCAGCGTCATCCGGACAATCCGATTTTGTCGGTTGAAGACTGGCCATACAAAGCTAATTCTGTTTTTAACGCAGCGGCAGCGGAAATAGACGGCAAAACCGTTTTGCTTGCCCGGGTCGAAGACTTCAGGGGCATTTCACATCTGACTACGGCGATAAGCGACGACGGTATCGGCAACTGGCGAGTACACAATGAACCTGCTCTAAAACCCGAACCTAAAGAGCATCCGGAAGAACTCTGGGGCATAGAAGACCCACGGATAACATGGATCGAGGAAATGAACAAGTGGGCCATATGTTACACGGCCTATTCAAAAGGCGGGCCGCTTGTGTCCCTGGCTATGACGGCTGATTTCAAATCATTCGAGCGCATAGGGCCGGTCATGCCGCCGGAGGACAAAGACGCTGCGCTTTTCCCGGTTAAGTTCAACGGCCTCTGGGCGATGCTGCATCGCCCAGTTGCGAAATCGCCACTTCTCGGCGCCCATATATGGATATCTTTTTCGCCTAATCTTAAACACTGGGGTGAGCATAAGGAGATAATCCATGCCAGAGAAGGCGGATGGTGGGACGCAGGCAAGATAGGGCTGTGCGCACCACCTATGCAGACTAAAGAGGGATGGCTGCTTCTTTATCATGGGGTTCGGACGACCGCTTCCGGCTCAATCTACCGGTTGGGACTTGCATTGTTAGACCTCCAAAACCCAACCCAAGTCATCCGTCGGACGGATGAATGGATTTTCGGGCCGAAGGCACATTACGAGCGCGAGGGCGACGTTGATGACGTTGTGTTTCCGTGCGGATGGATAAAAAGGGGAAATAAGATTTTTATGTATTACGGTGCGGCGGATTCGCGTATATGCCTTGCGACGGCCGAGTTCGACGAAGTGGTCGAGGTTATTCTTAAATGTCCCAGCGGGGATTATACAGATTAGGCAGGGAAGAAAACAAAACTTATGTATCAGAGTCATATAAAGGACGACAGCAGGTGTGCGGTCATTGTCGCTCATCCTGACGATGAGACGCTGTGGGCGGGAGGATTGATGCTGATGCATCCAGATGTCAAGTGGACCGTGGTAACAATCTGCAGGAAAAGCGATGCGGACCGGGCGCCAAAATTTTTCAAGGCCCTTGAAGAATTCGGCGCAAGCGGTTATATGGGAGACCTCGACGACGGCCCTGAGCAGAAGACGCTGGATAACCACGAGGTCCAGCGAACCATAATGGAGCTGCTGCCTTTTGACAGATTCGAGGTGGTTATTACGCACGGTACGGTCGGTGAATACACGCGGCACTCAAGGCACGAAGAGACAGCAAGGGCGGTAATGAGACTGCGGGAAGCCGAGGAACTGGGTACAAAAGAAGTATGGTCTTTCGCATACGAGGACGGGGGCGGCAAGTATCTGCCGCGAGCCGACAGAGGAGCTGATTTGCAGATAAACCTGCCGGAGCATATATGGGAGAGGAAGTATGATATTATCACCCAAATATATGGTTTCAGCAAAGACAGTTTTGAGGCGAAGACAACGCCCCGGCGGGAGGCGTTTTGGCGTTTCGGGGCAACAGGTCGAAAATAGAGAAAGGAACTGAAAAATGAAAGTTCTGCTTTTGTATGATTACCCCCCTTCTCCAGCAGGTCTTGCCACTCAAGGGCAACTGTTACACAAGGGGCTCGAAGAGCTTGGGGTCGAGGTTTTTTCTGTTAATTTCGAATCGGCGCAGGAGAAGGAGTGGTATTACCGCTGGTTCGCACCTGATATTGTCGTAGGCGTCGGCTACTGGGGACATACGTCTCATTTAGTTCTCCACCCGCAAAGATACGGGGTAACGGCGATACCGTGGCTTGTGGCGGACGGTTATATGGCGAACTACGGGGAGATACTGGACAGACTGCCCTTGATACTGGTGACTTCGAACTGGGTAAAGAAGATATATATGCGTGACGGTCTGCACGGGAAGAATATAGAAGTTTTGCACGTCGGGTGTGATACAGACTCATTCAGGCCTCGTGACAGGAAAGACCCTAAAGTTTCGACGGTTCGTGAGGCATTGGGAGTATCTGAGGAGCAGATAATGATTTTGACTGTCGGCGGTGACGCGGCATCGAAAGGCGCGCAGGAGGTTATGCAGGCGCTGGCGATAAACGACCCGGAGGCGCCGGACTGGAAGTATGTTTGCAAGGTCTGGCCCCAGCCAAGAACGGAACAACAGAACATGGCAGATATGCAACTGGCCACACACTTGGGAATAGAAAAAAATGTAGTTTATACGAGCAGCAGGGTTTCGCGAAATTTCATGCCTTACTTATTGGCAGCGTGTGATATTTATGCGGCGCCATCCCGATTAGAGGGCTTCGGAATGATTCAGGTTGAGGCAAACGCGTGTGAAAAGCCGGTAATAGGAATAAAGGCGATGGGGATGCTTGATACGCTGGTGCACGGCAAGACGGCTTTTTTAGCGGATGTTGCCCAGGAAATTCGCCTTCGAGAGATGATTCTCGGAGACGAGTCCGGCTATGAAACAGGTCACAGGCACAGCTTTAAGAAGCCGAGGACAGTGGATTACCGGGCGAGCGTTCATGATATCGCCAATTATCTTATGCAGCTAATGAAAGACTCGGGCTTGAGAGAAAAAATGGGCAAAGAAGGAAGAAAACGAGTTGTCGAGAATTTCGACTATCGTGTTATAGCGAAGAAATTCGTCAAAATCGTTTCGAAGCGTTTGGGCATATCATAAATGGACAGACGTGAAAGAGAGCTAATAAACAGGGCCAGGGAAGCTGCGTTAGGAGTTCTGCTTCACAATAATCACGGTCCTTGCCGGGGTTTACCCCGAACCGCCGGCTGGGGGTATCCTGAGCCGTATACGAGGGACTTAATGATA
This window contains:
- a CDS encoding PEP-CTERM sorting domain-containing protein (PEP-CTERM proteins occur, often in large numbers, in the proteomes of bacteria that also encode an exosortase, a predicted intramembrane cysteine proteinase. The presence of a PEP-CTERM domain at a protein's C-terminus predicts cleavage within the sorting domain, followed by covalent anchoring to some some component of the (usually Gram-negative) cell surface. Many PEP-CTERM proteins exhibit an unusual sequence composition that includes large numbers of potential glycosylation sites. Expression of one such protein has been shown restore the ability of a bacterium to form floc, a type of biofilm.), whose protein sequence is MRRASLLAIICVLGLFAGPVLATPCPTISIEYGDGSWQKIYQAGDLQAMGGDAFYLADSASNGTFDAEWEFTFESDPYVISWVSIKNTTSASQTYTVTFTEPVTPAISPSSIYGGSVSGSLTTDPLGGYLSTIAPQPLFVGIIDGIDILPFYPHPSSWSKAGSGTTVIGLQEAWDLAGGAVNNSISIRHTFELGAHDAVALTGYFQVELPEPATIGLLGLGGLVFLKRRRA
- a CDS encoding DUF2179 domain-containing protein codes for the protein MEDMLLSNSGFYTWFVLPALIFAARVADVSIGTVRVIFISRGLKYIAPIVGFFEVLIWLLAMSQIMKHLSNPACYIAFGGGFAMGNFVGIWIAEKLSLGLVLVRVVTQKDASVLVEHLKSADYGVTSVDGHGSTGEVKVVFTIVPRQEVGSIIKLIKKFNPKAFYSIEEVSMVKRGVFPAKRSRSFFSLVNLFRPFRKGK
- a CDS encoding DUF5320 domain-containing protein; the encoded protein is MPRGDRTGPAGLGPMTGRAAGFCAGYQVPGFMNPLGGRGYWGRGRGGGRGRGFGRGFGWARAGYGYPTAEYPYAPYPEPFAQAPTQEQELAGLKQQAQYLRDSLDAVNKRIEELEKEKVD
- a CDS encoding RNA pseudouridine synthase, with protein sequence MIKYKSLMAKKRRSTNKNLPKGLKILYEDKDILVADKPAGLLSVATAAEKTRTAYCILTDYVRKGFPKSRNRLFTVHRLDQWTSGVMVFAKSEEIKLRLQAQWKETQKKYLAVIHGRLTQKQAVISSYLAENKAFVVYSTPDPAKGKLSQTAYKVLKETPKFSLLEIDLLTGRKNQIRVHLADYGHPVVGDRKYGKAGDKFRRLALHSKSLSLKHPVTGRRLTFQTKTPAYFSQLLANRF
- a CDS encoding glycosyltransferase family 4 protein, coding for MKVLLLYDYPPSPAGLATQGQLLHKGLEELGVEVFSVNFESAQEKEWYYRWFAPDIVVGVGYWGHTSHLVLHPQRYGVTAIPWLVADGYMANYGEILDRLPLILVTSNWVKKIYMRDGLHGKNIEVLHVGCDTDSFRPRDRKDPKVSTVREALGVSEEQIMILTVGGDAASKGAQEVMQALAINDPEAPDWKYVCKVWPQPRTEQQNMADMQLATHLGIEKNVVYTSSRVSRNFMPYLLAACDIYAAPSRLEGFGMIQVEANACEKPVIGIKAMGMLDTLVHGKTAFLADVAQEIRLREMILGDESGYETGHRHSFKKPRTVDYRASVHDIANYLMQLMKDSGLREKMGKEGRKRVVENFDYRVIAKKFVKIVSKRLGIS
- a CDS encoding glycosidase produces the protein MSKNSTHELFQRHPDNPILSVEDWPYKANSVFNAAAAEIDGKTVLLARVEDFRGISHLTTAISDDGIGNWRVHNEPALKPEPKEHPEELWGIEDPRITWIEEMNKWAICYTAYSKGGPLVSLAMTADFKSFERIGPVMPPEDKDAALFPVKFNGLWAMLHRPVAKSPLLGAHIWISFSPNLKHWGEHKEIIHAREGGWWDAGKIGLCAPPMQTKEGWLLLYHGVRTTASGSIYRLGLALLDLQNPTQVIRRTDEWIFGPKAHYEREGDVDDVVFPCGWIKRGNKIFMYYGAADSRICLATAEFDEVVEVILKCPSGDYTD
- a CDS encoding PIG-L family deacetylase, with the protein product MYQSHIKDDSRCAVIVAHPDDETLWAGGLMLMHPDVKWTVVTICRKSDADRAPKFFKALEEFGASGYMGDLDDGPEQKTLDNHEVQRTIMELLPFDRFEVVITHGTVGEYTRHSRHEETARAVMRLREAEELGTKEVWSFAYEDGGGKYLPRADRGADLQINLPEHIWERKYDIITQIYGFSKDSFEAKTTPRREAFWRFGATGRK
- a CDS encoding ARMT1-like domain-containing protein, translating into MRTYFDCIPCFVHQALDAARLATDDKQIHEKVVREVLRLAADLDMSQSPPSIGQQIHRLIRKLVGKNDPYCGIKKRFNNLALRLYPELRKQVLDSDDRLETAIRLAIAGNIIDLGVKTGLTESHIEKTIAQSLTDPLDAQALKEFRNATNQAKDILYLADNAGEIVFDRLLIEQIPIEKLTVVVKGSPVINDATMEDAIVAGLPQLVEVINNGSDAPGTILESCSQDFRHQFDKADLVIAKGQGNYETLSDMDKNIFFILKAKCTVIARDLGCEVGEMVLIKSKVTAYNKKI